A window of the Henckelia pumila isolate YLH828 chromosome 3, ASM3356847v2, whole genome shotgun sequence genome harbors these coding sequences:
- the LOC140893588 gene encoding uncharacterized protein isoform X1: MSPIRSGIRWILSGNKLGARKYSTVGAAPDQRVCEQKSRSLLEHFAIGFNIGLLGTTAYEMICIYVPGATAYMPGASFYMPGAMSFTSDIPTDFLRKKASVLLFALREEKLEPRDDDGK, translated from the exons ATGTCTCCGATCAG GAGTGGTATTCGTTGGATTTTATCTGGAAATAAACTAGGAGCCAGGAAATATAGTACTGTTGGTGCCGCCCCTGATCAACG TGTTTGTGAGCAGAAATCTCGCAGTCTTCTTGAAC ATTTTGCCATCGGTTTCAATATTGGCCTCTTAGGAACAACTGCTTATGAAATGATATG cATCTATGTGCCTGGCGCAACCGCCTATATGCCTGGCGCAAGCTTCTATATGCCTGGCGCAATGAGCTTTACGAG TGATATTCCAACTGATTTTTTGAGAAAGAAAGCCTCTGTTTTACTTTTTGCTCTAAG GGAAGAAAAATTGGAACCCCGTGATGATGATGGCAAGTAG
- the LOC140893588 gene encoding uncharacterized protein isoform X3 gives MSPIRSGIRWILSGNKLGARKYSTVGAAPDQRVCEQKSRSLLEHFAIGFNIGLLGTTAYEMICIYVPGATAYMPGASFYMPGAMSFTREEKLEPRDDDGK, from the exons ATGTCTCCGATCAG GAGTGGTATTCGTTGGATTTTATCTGGAAATAAACTAGGAGCCAGGAAATATAGTACTGTTGGTGCCGCCCCTGATCAACG TGTTTGTGAGCAGAAATCTCGCAGTCTTCTTGAAC ATTTTGCCATCGGTTTCAATATTGGCCTCTTAGGAACAACTGCTTATGAAATGATATG cATCTATGTGCCTGGCGCAACCGCCTATATGCCTGGCGCAAGCTTCTATATGCCTGGCGCAATGAGCTTTACGAG GGAAGAAAAATTGGAACCCCGTGATGATGATGGCAAGTAG
- the LOC140893588 gene encoding uncharacterized protein isoform X2, whose amino-acid sequence MSPIRSGIRWILSGNKLGARKYSTVGAAPDQRVCEQKSRSLLEHFAIGFNIGLLGTTAYEMICIYVPGATAYMPGASFYMPGAMSFTSDIPTDFLRKKASVLLFALRSMN is encoded by the exons ATGTCTCCGATCAG GAGTGGTATTCGTTGGATTTTATCTGGAAATAAACTAGGAGCCAGGAAATATAGTACTGTTGGTGCCGCCCCTGATCAACG TGTTTGTGAGCAGAAATCTCGCAGTCTTCTTGAAC ATTTTGCCATCGGTTTCAATATTGGCCTCTTAGGAACAACTGCTTATGAAATGATATG cATCTATGTGCCTGGCGCAACCGCCTATATGCCTGGCGCAAGCTTCTATATGCCTGGCGCAATGAGCTTTACGAG TGATATTCCAACTGATTTTTTGAGAAAGAAAGCCTCTGTTTTACTTTTTGCTCTAAG GTCTATGAATTAA
- the LOC140892511 gene encoding transcription factor bHLH91-like, translated as MYDQENVCFDDFQASLQEGLVQEQDDFSQAQIPNCDNTHSFSMEEQIHEIHPQNNQIISPQEAAVMEMEIQKQLDLEFQAATNNDSMNNTTASHLIQEMVHNSNWHEICSFNGDHINQYQYHPNITDIQNTLPPETPYPTTPDLLNMFQLPRCSPSFLINNPDSSAHKSSSFLASLGLLGELNPAVDVSSVASGSVVYDPLLPLNHPPQPPLLRELFQSLPHQGGGYALGIKNGSLFGGNINVDEREHVNGVLYQDGNGGRHFDNGVFEFSAGEIDCIMKSNGKEAKHFPNTEKHRRVLFSDKYQALRKLIPNPTKNDRASIVGDAIDYINELKRTVNELKVMTEKKRCSKERLKRPKTEEKDGISMEGNESNCLGDMEQPYNGSSLRSSWLHRKSKNTEVDVRIVDDEVTVKLVQQKRINCLLFVSKVLDDLQLDLHHVAGGLIGDYYSFLFNSKICEGSIVYASAIANKLIEVVDKQYAAVPPTNSY; from the exons ATGTATGACCAAGAAAATGTTTGTTTTGATGATTTTCAAGCAAGTTTACAGGAAGGATTGGTTCAAGAACAAGATGATTTCTCTCAAGCCCAGATCCCAAATTGTGACAATACTCACAGTTTTTCGATGGAGGAACAGATTCATGAGATTCACCCTCAAAACAATCAGATAATTTCCCCACAAGAAGCTGCTGTCATGGAGATGGAGATTCAAAAGCAACTTGATTTGGAGTTCCAGGCCGCTACTAACAACGATAGCATGAATAACACCACTGCTTCTCATTTGATCCAAGAAATGGTGCATAATTCAAACTGGCATGAAATTTGTAGCTTCAATGGTGATCACATTAACCAGTACCAATATCACCCAAACATCACTGATATCCAAAATACATTACCACCAGAAACTCCCTATCCCACCACACCTGATCTTCTTAACATGTTTCAGTTACCTAGATGTTCTCCATCTTTCCTGATTAATAATCCTGATTCATCAGCCCACAAATCGTCCAGTTTCTTGGCTTCGCTCGGCCTTTTAGGCGAACTCAACCCGGCCGTGGATGTATCTTCCGTGGCTTCTGGTAGTGTTGTTTACGACCCTTTATTGCCTTTAAATCACCCTCCCCAGCCTCCATTGTTGAGGGAGCTTTTCCAATCTTTGCCTCACCAAGGAGGAGGGTACGCATTAGGTATAAAAAATGGATCTTTGTTTGGTGGGAATATTAATGTGGATGAAAGAGAGCATGTGAACGGTGTTCTTTATCAAGATGGCAATGGTGGGAGGCATTTTGATAATGGGGTTTTCGAGTTCTCTGCTGGAGAAATTGATTGCATTATGAAGAGTAATGGGAAGGAAGCCAAACATTTCCCTAATACTGAAAAACACAGAAGAGTTCTCTTCAGTGACAAGTACCAAGCTTTGAGGAAACTTATTCCAAATCCCACCAAg AACGACAGAGCCTCGATCGTGGGGGATGCTATTGACTACATAAACGAGCTGAAAAGAACTGTGAATGAGCTGAAAGTTATGACAGAGAAGAAAAGGTGTAGCAAAGAGAGGCTCAAAAGGCCTAAAACGGAAGAAAAGGATGGGATATCTATGGAGGGAAATGAGTCGAATTGTTTAGGTGATATGGAGCAGCCTTACAATGGCTCATCACTCAGGAGCTCGTGGCTACACCGGAAATCGAAGAACACCGAGGTCGATGTCCGAATCGTGGACGACGAAGTCACTGTGAAACTTGTTCAGCAGAAGAGAATCAATTGCTTGCTCTTTGTATCAAAGGTTTTGGATGACCTCCAGCTTGATCTCCACCATGTCGCCGGAGGGCTCATCGGCGATTACTACAGCTTCTTGTTCAACTCCAAG ATTTGTGAAGGTTCCATAGTGTATGCAAGTGCAATAGCAAACAAGCTCATTGAAGTTGTGGATAAACAATACGCAGCTGTTCCACCAACTAACAGCTACTAG